A stretch of the Ostrea edulis chromosome 9, xbOstEdul1.1, whole genome shotgun sequence genome encodes the following:
- the LOC125660128 gene encoding ionotropic receptor 25a-like, with the protein MVLKVNFVNEKGRWLSVFGIVVTVGVICLVGGSKVTIGIINNACSHEQSENDSLGTSTMELNNITFNVIWSRADFTEIFQVLQKVTELRRNNADLVYVNSTDRRIIMTISNLNTTPTLHLNDVDQGTVENLVAPDKYFPCQVAHPKQSNVLAEACSAVLFGKNYFHEEAITIMVTQILTNLQWKSMVIFFENSSEHNIGSILAKANENGIVNRIFNVDMLRTRKDIQNVLDLIHGELTERMVNITIICHMDCARRILNEANGYDTLPANFRRTALRDHTFWFVVTPLPSDLNDLMNASSVLDNVCVLNLNVTTTESISDASGLIDKQKMFDQLGNMTELVKSTGSSNAIMALKNYSQRIFSPTSCRTYPLATLMWKENSDNVTTELIRKFENVGDVEITGTYHFHSTIFPNIDHGFNRRNMLVTTTWWPPFTERIQKDGKTVGYVGFCIDLLDELANELNFTYTYTEPRDNEFGSIFPNRSWSGMIGQLERREVDLMVAGASIQGSREQVMDFTHPFYYDTTTILIKRPDPDENKMFTLAKPFKIEVIVCIFFVLPVSAFLLFIIEKLSPYYKIHGPDGRQNYQTSFWYMFGALLTQGGESLPNSQSGRTMITFFWLFSIIMVATYSGNLIAFLTVTIDKPPFNSLEELVEHDDYKWGVLSGTYFVTWFQESPFEILQKVWAGIVMFNKTDPDVLHPDPNVHIDKMYKEKYVYIGDKSFMEVRKANRCELVTATEEIPNMSYGVGLPNNSLYTKLFSDKILSLQGGGILQTFKQKHWPREEFCHGSLVAEAKEIRLIDVQAAFIVVGAGIALGTIVLFTEKLVKHLVDRFCVKKDQDPCKHIGTVPTMEMELDSIDLNGINNGVYTIDENGVNTHINNGVLSKNNPQHSSDGYG; encoded by the exons GTATAATTAACAATGCATGTTCTCACGAGCAATCAGAAAATGACAGCCTTGGCACTTCTACGATGGAACTGAACAACATTACGTTTAACGTAATATGGTCACGAGCAGACTTCACAGAAATCTTCCAAGTCCTTCAAAAAG TGACAGAACTAAGAAGAAACAATGCCGATCTCGTCTATGTCAATTCTACCGATCGTCGTATCATCATGACAATCTCAAACCTGAACACAACGCCTACTCTGCACCTCAATGATGTCGATCAAGGGACTGTTGAAAACCTCGTGGCCCCCGATAAGTATTTCCCTTGCCAGGTGGCGCATCCGAAGCAGAGCAATGTCCTTGCAGAAGCCTGTTCAGCGGTTTTGtttggaaaaaattattttcacgAGGAAGCCATTACAATCATGGTTACGCAAATTTTAACGAACCTCCAATGGAAATCAATGGTTATATTTTTTGAGAACTCAAGCG AGCACAATATAGGTAGTATCTTGGCAAAAGCAAATGAGAATGGAATCGTCAACAGGATATTTAATGTTGATATGTTAAGGACTAGGAAGGATATTCAAAATGTGTTGGATTTGATTCATGGTGAACTTACGGAGAGGATGGTCAATATCACAATTATTTGTCACATGGATTGCGCACGCCGTATATTGAACGAG GCAAATGGATATGACACTCTGCCAGCAAACTTCCGCCGTACAGCACTTCGAGATCACACTTTCTGGTTCGTTGTAACTCCGCTTCCCAGCGATTTAAACGACTTAATGAATGCTTCCAGTGTGCTCGATAACGTTTGTGTGTTAAATCTGAACGTAACTACGACTGAATCTATATCG GACGCCAGTGGTTTGATTGATAAACAGAAAATGTTTGACCAGCTTGGGAATATGACGGAGCTTGTGAAAAGCACGGGTTCTTCAAACGCTATTATGGCGCTCAAG AACTACAGTCAACGTATATTCAGTCCAACATCGTGTCGAACATACCCACTAGCCACGCTCATGTGGAAGGAAAACTCGGACAATGTCACGACAGAACTAATAAGAAAGTTTGAAAATGTTGGAGATGTTGAAATCACAGGGACATACCATTTCCACTCAACCATATTTCCAAATATTGACCACGGGTTCAACAGACGGAACATGCTGGTTACCACAACTTGG TGGCCACCATTCACCGAGAGAATTCAGAAAGATGGCAAAACCGTTGGCTATGTTGGTTTTTGTATTGATTTACTGGATGAACTTGCcaatgaattaaattttac GTATACGTATACTGAACCCCGTGATAACGAGTTTGGAAGCATTTTCCCTAACAGATCCTGGAGTGGAATGATAGGACAATTGGAAAGGAGA GAGGTGGATTTAATGGTTGCAGGAGCTTCCATACAGGGCTCCAGGGAGCAAGTAATGGATTTCACGCACCCGTTTTATTACGACACCACCACGATTCTGATAAAGCGACCAGATCctgatgaaaacaaaatgtttaccCTTGCAAAGCCGTTTAAGATAGAAGTCATAGTCTGCATCTTCTTCGTACTTCCAGTTTCGGCATTCTTACTGTTTATCATCGAGAAATTATCCCCGTACTATAAAATTCATGGACCAGACGGCAGGCAGAACTACCAGACATCATTCTGGTATATGTTTGGTGCGCTACTCACGCAAG GAGGAGAAAGTTTGCCCAATTCGCAGAGCGGCCGGACTATGATAACGTTCTTTTGGTTATTTTCTATCATCATGGTTGCTACCTACAGTGGGAATTTGATAGCCTTCTTGACGGTAACAATAGACAAACCTCCATTCAATTCGTTAGAGGAACTGGTGGAACACGATGATTACAAATGGGGAGTTTTATCAGGAACATATTTTGTAACATGGTTTCAG GAATCCCCCTTTGAAATTCTGCAAAAGGTCTGGGCTGGAATAGTAATGTTCAACAAAACTGATCCAGATGTTTTACATCCTGATCCGAACGTGCACATCGATAAGATGTACAAAGAGAAATATGTATACATAGGAGATAAATCTTTCATGGAAGTGAGGAAGGCCAATAGATGTGAACTTGTAACGGCGACAGAGGAAATTCCAAATATGTCGTACGGAGTGGGCCTCCCCAACAATTCTCTATACACGAAGTTGTTTTCTGACAA AATTCTTTCCCTGCAAGGAGGAGGGATATTACAAACCTTCAAACAAAAGCACTGGCCCCGCGAGGAGTTCTGTCATGGTTCTCTGGTGGCAGAGGCCAAAGAGATCAGGTTAATCGATGTTCAGGCCGCCTTTATTGTGGTTGGTGCAGGAATAGCTCTTGGGACTATTGTGCTATTCACGGAAAAACTtgttaaacatttagtagatAGATTTTGTGTGAAAAAAGACCAGGATCCTTGTAAGCATATTGGAACAGTTCCAACAATGGAGATGGAGCTTGATAGCATTGATTTGAACGGAATTAACAACGGAGTGTATACTATTGATGAAAATGGTGTAAATACGCATATCAATAATGGAGTTCTTTCAAAAAATAACCCACAACACAGTTCAGATGGGTATGGCTGA